One window of Mauremys reevesii isolate NIE-2019 linkage group 4, ASM1616193v1, whole genome shotgun sequence genomic DNA carries:
- the LOC120404276 gene encoding maestro heat-like repeat-containing protein family member 7 — MKEYVLQSLVPLLLLVHDERPNVSQVCWDTLSSAAQFLRWHQLSGLIQHKETWRICDCLVRRYNGRADDFLCQTMAFLQNPQTPVREAAIRFLGNHRAEGSL; from the exons ATGAAGGAGTATGTGCTCCAGAGCCtggtcccactgctcctccttgtTCATGATGAGCGTCCCAACGTGTCCCAG GTGTGTTGGGACACCCTCAGCAGTGCCGCCCAATTCCTGAGGTGGCACCAGCTCAGTGGCCTCATCCAGCACAAGGAAACCTGGCGAATCTGTGACTGCCTG gtgAGGCGCTACAACGGGAGAGCTGATGACTTCCTGTGCCAGACCATGGCCTTCCTGCAGAACCCACAGACTCCAGTTAGGGAAGCAGCCATCAGGTTCCTAGGTAACCACAGAGCAGAGGGGTCCCTTTAG